In the Vogesella sp. XCS3 genome, GATCAGCAAAACGCTGCCTAGTCAGCAGTGGCGTTGCCCCTCCTGATTGGGAGAGGTTTCCGATGTTGAGGTTGTCACCCATAATTACACCATTGGTTCATCCAATCCGGATCATTGATCCGGAACAATGATCCGTATCATATGAGGAACGCAAAAAATGTCAAGTGCTTTGCGCGACCGGCTCATGGAGCTGATCGATCGACTCACCATTGAGTCACGCCGCTTTCGTCAACTAGATGAGTGGACAAAGTGCCCTGCTGATAGCTGGCGCAAGTTCTACGTTGGGCGGCAACGCTGCACTGAGGAAATGCTAGAAGGGCTGTGTCGAAACTTTCCAAGCCTTTCAATGTGGATAGTCACAGGAAAGCATGATTATGCGAATCAACAGTATGACCCTGCGGGGTATATTGCGATCGATAAAACAAGCCTATCCACCATTTTTGAAAAAGACCCAGCACAGATAACTGAAGAAGAATATTTACGCCTTGAGATTGAACTGGCTAGGCAACAAATGATTTACGAAGAAGGTAAATCTGGCTTATCTGTTTCCAAAATCATTGAAACCATGGAAATGCGAGAACGAAAAATGTCTCGCAACGACATGCTCAATGAGAAATTAGATGAACAAGAAAAAATTCTACGCCACGAACACATGAAAGCCCGCCTAAGAAGAGCACAGAATGGAGAGGTGATAACCAATGTACCTCACGTGATAAACCTAAGAGATCCATACTCGGCTCCATCATTTGAATGGGGCTATCACGGAACTGGTCCAAAAGAATTAGCTGCTAATATTTTGCACTGGCATGGATGCACCATTGAACAAGCAAAAATGCTAGCTACAGACTTTTCACAAGACATCATCGCTTCACTACAGCACAACGAAGCTGAATTATCAGAGAGTGAGACCCAGAACTGGCTAAGCATGAAAGGTTATAAAATATTAGAAAAATACAATCAAAATGAGCATTAAAAAGACAGAAACTGGTTGGATTGTTGACATTCAACCAGGAGGACGTGGGCATAAACGTTTCCGGAAAACGTTCGATACAAAACGTGAAGCACTAGAGTGGGAAACCTGGGTCAAGGGGCAGACACAGCAAGAGCCCGAATGGTCGCCCAAGTCAAAGAAAGACAGACGGCGGCTAACTGAGTTGATCGAGCTGTGGTGGCAGCATCACGGGCAGCAACTGCGGGATGGGGAACACACGCGCAACCGGCTAAGGCAGCTTGCCGACATGATGGGCAATCCGCTGGCCACAGAGGTCACAGCTGAGTCATTTGCAGCCTACCGAAGCATTCGGCT is a window encoding:
- a CDS encoding DUF6166 domain-containing protein, producing MELIDRLTIESRRFRQLDEWTKCPADSWRKFYVGRQRCTEEMLEGLCRNFPSLSMWIVTGKHDYANQQYDPAGYIAIDKTSLSTIFEKDPAQITEEEYLRLEIELARQQMIYEEGKSGLSVSKIIETMEMRERKMSRNDMLNEKLDEQEKILRHEHMKARLRRAQNGEVITNVPHVINLRDPYSAPSFEWGYHGTGPKELAANILHWHGCTIEQAKMLATDFSQDIIASLQHNEAELSESETQNWLSMKGYKILEKYNQNEH